A region of Candidatus Obscuribacterales bacterium DNA encodes the following proteins:
- a CDS encoding DUF3727 domain-containing protein, translated as MNDDDLDLNVETIHLADEDGRSLLCSVEKSADIEGTKYLLLLPVHAPIEIFAWEEGDEEDEEVLVDIDDEEVVDVFDTARAVLAEQNLMLTHTAFTLTAEGDLPDPVDDDIITLNIGEDEEANETEQFQMLATFFYEEQEYVLCTPLEPLLFFARVNGQQTPELLSPEEFQTVRPQLEDLLFEDID; from the coding sequence ATGAATGACGACGACTTAGATCTGAATGTAGAGACCATTCACCTCGCTGACGAAGACGGGCGGTCACTCCTGTGTTCGGTCGAAAAGTCAGCGGATATTGAGGGCACCAAATACCTCCTCTTGCTTCCTGTCCATGCGCCGATTGAAATTTTCGCTTGGGAAGAAGGCGATGAAGAAGATGAAGAAGTGCTGGTCGATATTGACGATGAGGAAGTCGTCGATGTGTTTGACACGGCTCGGGCTGTTTTAGCAGAGCAGAATTTGATGCTCACCCATACAGCTTTTACCCTAACCGCTGAGGGAGATCTGCCTGATCCTGTCGATGACGACATCATTACCCTCAACATTGGTGAGGATGAAGAGGCCAATGAAACCGAGCAGTTTCAAATGTTGGCAACCTTTTTCTATGAAGAGCAAGAATATGTGCTCTGTACCCCTCTAGAGCCGCTTCTCTTTTTCGCCCGCGTCAACGGTCAGCAGACTCCCGAACTGTTATCGCCCGAGGAATTTCAGACCGTACGCCCACAACTAGAAGATCTGCTGTTTGAGGATATCGATTAG
- the ruvX gene encoding Holliday junction resolvase RuvX has translation MKQRISALGLDVGRRRIGVAGCDGTGLIATGLFTIERQSFQQVVEQLQAIARERQVQVLVVGLPYCMDGHLGQQAKQVQKFVHRITPLLNLPVVYVDERLTSVQAEELIEAERRVSHDKGLIDRKAAALILQRWLDEGAQRPDLMESDRVTP, from the coding sequence GTGAAGCAGCGCATTTCAGCACTAGGTCTGGATGTCGGCCGGCGGCGCATTGGTGTCGCGGGTTGTGACGGTACAGGTTTAATTGCCACTGGCCTGTTCACCATCGAGCGACAATCGTTTCAGCAGGTGGTCGAGCAACTGCAGGCGATCGCCCGTGAGCGGCAGGTGCAGGTCTTAGTCGTCGGCTTGCCCTACTGTATGGATGGTCATTTGGGGCAACAGGCCAAACAGGTGCAAAAATTTGTCCATCGCATCACGCCTCTGTTGAACCTGCCGGTGGTCTATGTCGATGAACGGTTGACCTCGGTGCAGGCAGAAGAGTTGATCGAGGCAGAACGACGTGTGTCCCACGATAAAGGACTGATTGATCGCAAGGCCGCCGCCCTGATTCTGCAACGCTGGTTGGATGAAGGAGCCCAGCGCCCCGACCTCATGGAAAGCGATCGCGTAACCCCATAG